Proteins from one Algiphilus sp. genomic window:
- the hspQ gene encoding heat shock protein HspQ, translated as MAEPRFGIGEIVHHLRFDYRGVIVDVDPQYSGSEAWYEQVARSRPPKDAPWYHVLVDGAMHSTYVAERHLEHGDTSVQIEHPALGQFFDRFSDGRYHPRRQYS; from the coding sequence ATGGCAGAACCCCGATTCGGTATCGGCGAGATCGTCCACCACCTGCGATTCGACTATCGCGGCGTGATCGTCGACGTGGATCCGCAGTACAGCGGGTCCGAGGCATGGTACGAGCAGGTCGCGCGCAGCCGGCCGCCGAAGGACGCGCCCTGGTACCACGTGCTGGTCGACGGCGCCATGCACAGTACCTATGTCGCCGAGCGCCATCTCGAGCACGGCGACACCAGCGTGCAGATCGAGCACCCTGCGCTCGGACAGTTCTTCGACCGCTTCAGCGACGGGCGCTACCACCCGCGGAGGCAGTACAGCTGA
- a CDS encoding M24 family metallopeptidase, with product MAKAPLDDDTLDGFRRAQQLAYRCAETVAAELEPGISERETAARMQAWLVAHGATECFHRPFAWFGDRTAFRGAVGNRLLGGFNPAFYPGRRRLGANMPFILDCAPTLDGYTADIGYSGALGGNRILDKLMDDLQAYRALILEQVRARRPLAEISRAVDALCREHGYDPRHKAYPFETLAHRVEILPDSGTGQRWTVGRFGVRNIGELVRDRVRGAREGWNPIWNSSTASEHPPTPGLWAVEPHLGFRHVGAKFEELLVVTEDDAFWLDDDVPHVRRWTTRGLRPAQRRAA from the coding sequence ATGGCCAAAGCCCCCCTCGATGACGACACGCTGGATGGCTTCCGGCGTGCACAGCAGCTGGCGTATCGGTGCGCCGAGACCGTGGCCGCGGAGCTGGAACCCGGCATCAGCGAACGCGAGACCGCAGCCCGCATGCAGGCGTGGCTGGTCGCGCACGGCGCCACCGAATGCTTCCATCGACCGTTCGCCTGGTTCGGTGACCGCACCGCCTTCCGGGGCGCGGTCGGCAACCGGCTCCTCGGGGGCTTCAACCCGGCGTTCTACCCGGGCAGGCGCCGGCTCGGAGCGAACATGCCCTTCATCCTGGACTGCGCCCCCACCCTCGACGGCTACACCGCCGACATCGGCTACAGCGGCGCGCTCGGCGGCAACCGGATTCTCGACAAGCTGATGGACGACCTGCAGGCCTACCGCGCGCTCATCCTGGAGCAGGTGCGCGCGCGCCGTCCGCTGGCGGAAATCAGCCGCGCGGTCGATGCCCTGTGCCGCGAGCACGGCTACGACCCGCGCCACAAGGCCTACCCCTTCGAGACCCTGGCGCATCGCGTCGAGATCCTGCCCGACAGCGGTACCGGGCAGCGCTGGACGGTGGGCCGCTTCGGCGTGCGCAACATCGGCGAGCTGGTGCGCGACCGGGTGCGCGGCGCGCGCGAGGGCTGGAATCCGATCTGGAACAGCTCGACCGCCTCCGAGCACCCGCCCACGCCCGGTCTCTGGGCGGTGGAGCCGCATCTCGGCTTCCGCCACGTCGGCGCCAAGTTCGAGGAGCTGCTGGTGGTGACCGAGGACGACGCCTTCTGGCTCGATGACGATGTGCCGCATGTGCGCCGCTGGACGACGCGCGGTCTCCGACCCGCGCAGCGCAGGGCCGCCTGA
- a CDS encoding YSC84-related protein: MQSVRRWLAALLLCSAPVGAVFADSYAETVEVFRDAGESAAYFERSHAYAVFPTIGKGGIGVGGALGKGRAYVGGDHVGNVVMTKLSIGFQLGGQAYSQIIFFQDRRAFEEFASGSFEFGADASAVAITAGASASASTGGGASAGASGGRHDARTFGGYHKGMAVFTVALGGLMYEASIGGQRFDYEPVATAEPEGR; the protein is encoded by the coding sequence ATGCAATCGGTGCGACGTTGGCTTGCGGCTCTGCTGCTGTGCAGTGCGCCCGTCGGGGCGGTGTTCGCGGACAGCTATGCCGAGACCGTCGAAGTGTTCCGCGACGCCGGCGAAAGCGCGGCCTACTTCGAGCGCAGCCATGCCTATGCCGTGTTCCCCACCATCGGGAAGGGCGGCATCGGCGTCGGCGGTGCGCTCGGCAAGGGCCGCGCCTATGTCGGCGGCGATCACGTCGGCAACGTGGTGATGACCAAGCTCAGCATCGGCTTTCAGCTTGGCGGACAGGCCTACAGCCAGATCATCTTCTTCCAGGATCGGCGTGCCTTCGAGGAATTCGCCAGCGGCAGCTTCGAGTTCGGCGCCGACGCCAGCGCGGTGGCGATCACCGCCGGTGCCTCGGCGAGTGCTTCCACCGGGGGCGGTGCCTCGGCGGGCGCGAGTGGCGGGCGGCACGACGCCAGGACCTTCGGCGGCTACCACAAGGGCATGGCGGTGTTCACCGTCGCGCTCGGCGGGTTGATGTACGAAGCGTCCATCGGCGGTCAGCGCTTCGACTACGAGCCGGTGGCGACGGCGGAGCCGGAAGGGCGCTGA
- a CDS encoding DUF924 family protein: MPNTTAALPAEAVSLLDYWFGDGDDAEIAGRRASLWWGKDVAVDDDIRSRFGGLHAAAIAGALDHWLAHPRGRLALILLVDQCPRAMFRDDARAWTDDERALGWSIAGLRCGDDRALRPIERVFVYMPLEHAEDMLCQHAAVGCFEALAASVPEAYRATFDTFTGFARSHRDVIARFGRFPHRNAALGRANTPAEAAYLAEPGAGF; this comes from the coding sequence ATGCCGAACACCACCGCCGCGCTGCCGGCCGAGGCCGTTTCCCTGCTCGACTACTGGTTCGGCGACGGCGACGACGCCGAGATCGCCGGGCGCCGCGCGTCGCTCTGGTGGGGCAAGGACGTCGCCGTCGACGACGACATCCGGTCGCGCTTCGGCGGCCTGCATGCCGCGGCGATCGCCGGCGCGCTCGATCACTGGCTCGCGCATCCGCGCGGGCGGCTGGCGCTGATCCTGCTCGTCGATCAGTGTCCGCGCGCCATGTTCCGCGACGACGCCCGTGCCTGGACCGACGACGAGCGCGCGCTCGGCTGGTCCATCGCCGGACTGCGGTGCGGCGACGATCGGGCGCTGCGGCCGATCGAACGCGTGTTCGTCTACATGCCACTCGAGCACGCCGAGGACATGCTCTGCCAGCACGCGGCGGTGGGCTGCTTCGAGGCGCTGGCCGCCTCGGTTCCGGAAGCGTACCGCGCGACCTTCGACACCTTCACCGGCTTCGCGCGCAGCCACCGCGACGTCATCGCGCGCTTCGGCCGCTTCCCCCATCGCAACGCCGCGCTCGGCCGCGCGAACACGCCGGCCGAGGCGGCCTATCTCGCGGAGCCGGGCGCCGGCTTCTGA
- a CDS encoding YceI family protein: MRRSLVTLSTLLLGGCALLGSDAPPPAPDPAPGASSLHARVETARQAAAEDGATMFAVDAEASDVRIHVFRGGRAPRLGKNHVIAVRGLKGFVALDSDLPVDAGFTLAFRLDALDLDPDALRTETGGSFGKLLSEDQIEGTRNNMLSADVLDAERFPEVMLSAIRMRGDWPMLVARTAVTLHGTTVEYDTLMRVTREDDRLIAEGSMVIRQTDFGITPMTTLGGILGLQDPLGITYRLVARGA; this comes from the coding sequence ATGCGCCGTTCGCTGGTCACACTTTCCACGCTGCTTCTCGGCGGCTGTGCCTTGCTGGGATCCGACGCGCCACCGCCGGCGCCCGACCCCGCACCCGGAGCCTCCTCGCTGCATGCGCGCGTCGAGACCGCCCGGCAGGCAGCGGCGGAGGACGGCGCCACCATGTTCGCGGTGGATGCCGAAGCCTCGGACGTGCGCATCCACGTCTTCCGCGGTGGCCGCGCGCCCAGGCTGGGGAAGAATCACGTCATTGCCGTGCGCGGGCTGAAGGGCTTCGTGGCGCTGGACTCCGATCTGCCCGTGGATGCCGGCTTCACGCTCGCCTTCCGGCTCGACGCGCTCGATCTCGACCCGGATGCGCTGCGCACCGAAACCGGCGGCAGCTTCGGGAAGCTGCTGAGCGAGGACCAGATCGAGGGCACCCGCAACAACATGCTGAGCGCCGACGTCCTCGATGCCGAGCGCTTCCCGGAGGTGATGCTCAGCGCGATCCGCATGCGCGGCGACTGGCCGATGCTGGTGGCCCGGACGGCGGTGACGCTGCACGGCACGACGGTCGAGTACGACACGCTCATGCGCGTCACCCGCGAGGACGACCGATTGATCGCGGAGGGCAGCATGGTGATCCGCCAGACCGATTTCGGCATCACGCCGATGACCACGCTCGGCGGCATCCTCGGATTGCAGGACCCGCTGGGCATCACCTATCGGCTGGTCGCACGCGGCGCGTAG
- a CDS encoding bifunctional diguanylate cyclase/phosphodiesterase has product MSSLPTSPLLATGAHADDERQRPERVAGRIAIGYAVVVLAWILGSDYLLTAMSVALVDAEWWQHSLKGAAFTIVTASLLYSVLRRNFRRQAALQRDAEATTERLRLAMEGSSAAAWVYSPRAGSSAPFNGDLEISAELKALIGSAADDPPHDLADWHARIHPDDIEPLRAASSACLSGASSEYRALYRIRHRDGSWHWLDSRGRRAPGDGNQWIGMVWDVTALREARESGNLLTSLFDNAPDGLLVTDSDDGIVRANDAAARLFGLSRPEIEARAFDAELLNVVDPGRLKRALMRVHRDHYWAGDLKALDAEGAQRLLYVRMSAVRNEHGAPPRYMVLISDVTSEADARQRLEFLSRYDPLTELPNASYFREEVDRALVQTDGGYRALLCIDLDRFQPINELLGTAAGDRVLAECASRLRMVAEPMGVVCRPSGDSFSILSPPLADTGRVDQWLERVATAFRPPFEVLGNPLLISYSGGVAMWPDDAGDATTLQVRAETALAQARSRGGGRALRYEPAFSEASASALWLEGALRDALTHDRIECHLQPIVDLAEGHVIGAEALARWCLDGRWVSPSEFAPVAEARGLVGELSDLMLRKSAAAVQRLERAGRLPPGFRVSVNLSSLQVVAELPGIVARALERCGMRPDNLCLELTESAVIQQPDTAIRALGELRASGITVSIDDFGTGYSSLTQLQRLPVDFVKLDRGFIQKLHEDQASRGIVRAIMALARTLDLQTIAEGVENDAQREALLELGCTTGQGFLMSPALAPEVFEAWLADPWKPPATTR; this is encoded by the coding sequence TTGTCCAGTCTGCCGACAAGCCCCCTGCTTGCAACCGGTGCGCACGCCGATGACGAGCGGCAGCGTCCGGAGCGGGTTGCGGGACGCATCGCGATCGGCTACGCCGTCGTGGTGCTGGCGTGGATCCTGGGCAGCGACTATCTGCTCACCGCGATGTCGGTCGCGCTCGTCGACGCAGAATGGTGGCAACACAGCCTCAAGGGCGCCGCCTTCACGATCGTCACGGCATCCCTGCTCTACAGCGTGCTGCGCCGCAACTTCCGGCGGCAGGCGGCGCTGCAGCGCGATGCCGAGGCCACCACCGAACGACTGCGCCTCGCGATGGAGGGATCCAGCGCGGCAGCATGGGTCTACAGCCCGCGCGCGGGCAGTAGCGCCCCCTTCAATGGCGACCTGGAGATTTCGGCCGAGCTCAAGGCGCTGATCGGGTCCGCCGCCGACGATCCACCGCATGATCTCGCCGACTGGCATGCGCGCATCCACCCCGACGACATCGAGCCGCTGCGCGCGGCATCCTCCGCATGCCTGTCCGGGGCAAGCAGCGAGTACCGGGCGCTCTATCGCATCCGTCACCGCGACGGCAGCTGGCACTGGCTGGACAGCCGGGGCCGGCGCGCACCCGGTGACGGAAATCAGTGGATCGGCATGGTCTGGGACGTCACCGCGCTCCGCGAGGCGCGCGAGAGCGGCAATCTGCTGACATCGCTGTTCGATAACGCCCCGGACGGCCTGCTGGTCACCGACAGCGACGACGGCATCGTGCGTGCCAACGACGCGGCCGCTCGCCTGTTCGGTCTTTCCCGGCCCGAGATCGAGGCCCGCGCCTTCGACGCGGAACTGCTGAACGTGGTGGACCCCGGCCGGCTGAAGCGCGCGCTGATGCGCGTCCATCGCGACCACTACTGGGCCGGCGATCTCAAGGCGCTCGACGCCGAGGGCGCCCAGCGCCTGCTGTACGTCCGCATGAGCGCGGTGCGCAACGAGCACGGCGCGCCACCCCGGTACATGGTGCTCATCAGCGATGTCACCAGCGAGGCCGACGCGCGCCAGCGCCTCGAGTTCCTCAGCCGCTACGACCCGCTCACCGAACTGCCCAACGCCAGCTATTTCCGGGAGGAAGTCGACCGCGCCCTCGTGCAGACCGACGGCGGATACCGCGCGCTCCTGTGCATCGATCTGGACCGCTTTCAGCCGATCAACGAACTGCTCGGCACCGCGGCCGGCGACCGGGTACTGGCCGAATGCGCATCGCGGCTGCGGATGGTCGCCGAGCCGATGGGTGTGGTCTGCCGCCCCTCCGGAGACAGCTTCTCGATCCTCAGCCCGCCGCTTGCCGATACCGGGCGGGTGGATCAATGGCTCGAACGCGTCGCTACCGCCTTCCGCCCGCCCTTCGAGGTCCTCGGCAATCCGCTGCTCATCTCCTACAGCGGCGGCGTGGCGATGTGGCCGGACGATGCCGGCGACGCGACCACGCTCCAGGTACGCGCCGAAACGGCCCTCGCCCAGGCGCGGTCGCGCGGTGGCGGCCGGGCGCTGCGCTACGAGCCGGCATTCTCCGAGGCGAGCGCCTCCGCGCTCTGGCTGGAGGGCGCGCTCCGGGACGCTCTGACCCACGACCGGATCGAGTGCCACCTGCAGCCCATCGTCGACCTGGCGGAGGGGCACGTGATCGGTGCCGAGGCGCTGGCGCGCTGGTGCCTGGACGGGCGATGGGTCTCGCCGTCGGAGTTCGCCCCGGTTGCCGAAGCGCGCGGCCTGGTCGGTGAGCTGAGCGACCTCATGCTGCGCAAGTCCGCGGCGGCGGTGCAGCGACTCGAACGCGCCGGCCGTCTGCCGCCGGGCTTCCGCGTCAGCGTCAACCTGTCGTCGCTGCAGGTCGTGGCCGAGCTCCCCGGCATCGTGGCCCGGGCGCTGGAACGCTGCGGGATGCGTCCCGACAATCTGTGCCTCGAACTGACCGAATCCGCAGTCATCCAGCAACCGGATACGGCGATCCGCGCGCTCGGCGAACTTCGGGCCAGCGGCATCACGGTCTCGATCGACGATTTCGGCACCGGCTACTCGTCGCTGACCCAGCTCCAGCGTCTGCCGGTGGACTTCGTCAAGCTCGATCGCGGCTTCATTCAGAAGCTGCACGAGGATCAGGCTTCGCGCGGCATCGTGCGCGCCATCATGGCGCTGGCCCGGACGCTGGATCTGCAGACCATCGCCGAAGGCGTGGAGAACGATGCCCAGCGCGAAGCGCTCCTCGAACTGGGATGCACCACCGGACAGGGCTTCCTGATGTCTCCCGCCCTGGCGCCGGAAGTGTTCGAAGCCTGGCTTGCCGATCCCTGGAAGCCGCCGGCGACGACCCGCTGA
- a CDS encoding GGDEF domain-containing protein: MTALPTLDWSTTDPEPPAVGTPLHGGVALLDSAVALTRDRERATLHTSLLRTLGEMLPLTEIRVLPAGTPTGRFPDTRDGMWYSLPLASALGDDRVLAVHIAGEGEQEEHILQGFVRLYQNFLTVIDESERDRLTQLRNRAAFDARLARVAGASSGRHARRSGDTSNWLALIDVDHFKRVNDRFGHLYGDEVLILMARHLRASFRERDAVFRYGGEEFAVLLGDSSRADARAALERFRALVAEAAFPRVGAVSVSIGFCAIEPGSAPPTLVERADRALYAAKEGGRNRVVDYRTLASRFSVQSRAQNDIELF; the protein is encoded by the coding sequence ATGACAGCCCTGCCCACGCTCGACTGGAGCACGACCGATCCCGAACCGCCTGCGGTCGGAACGCCGCTGCACGGCGGCGTGGCACTGCTCGATTCCGCGGTGGCGCTGACCCGGGACCGCGAGCGCGCCACGCTGCACACCAGCCTGCTGCGCACGCTCGGCGAGATGCTGCCGCTGACCGAGATCCGGGTGCTGCCCGCCGGTACCCCCACCGGCCGCTTCCCCGACACGCGCGACGGCATGTGGTACTCGCTGCCGCTGGCCTCAGCGCTCGGCGACGATCGCGTGCTGGCGGTGCACATTGCGGGCGAGGGGGAGCAGGAGGAGCACATCCTGCAGGGCTTCGTTCGCCTGTATCAGAACTTCCTGACCGTGATCGACGAGTCGGAGCGCGATCGTCTGACCCAGCTCCGCAATCGCGCGGCCTTCGACGCCCGACTGGCACGCGTTGCCGGCGCGTCGTCCGGCCGTCACGCGCGTCGCAGCGGCGATACCAGCAACTGGCTGGCGCTGATCGACGTCGACCACTTCAAGCGCGTCAACGATCGCTTCGGCCATCTCTACGGCGACGAAGTGCTCATCCTGATGGCGCGCCACCTGCGGGCCAGCTTCCGCGAGCGCGATGCCGTGTTCCGCTACGGTGGTGAGGAGTTCGCGGTACTGCTCGGCGACAGCTCGCGCGCCGACGCCCGTGCCGCGCTGGAGCGCTTCCGCGCGCTGGTGGCCGAAGCGGCCTTTCCGCGTGTGGGCGCGGTCAGCGTGAGCATCGGCTTCTGCGCCATCGAGCCGGGAAGCGCGCCGCCCACGCTGGTCGAGCGTGCCGACCGCGCGCTCTATGCAGCCAAGGAAGGCGGACGCAACCGCGTGGTGGATTACCGCACGCTGGCGTCGCGCTTCTCGGTGCAGTCGCGCGCGCAGAACGACATCGAGCTGTTCTGA
- a CDS encoding DUF6064 family protein: MSADWADYRPADFLLFSGRTYYRLFERCNEAHTAINLALMAAGALVALLLLLLLRGDARVRRAWPLVLALAWAWSTWAFVWSLYLPIQWAMRYALPVLAAHIAILLMIGLRRGMPTPPPPDRIAAGTGWTLIGSAFLLWPAVAPLTGHGWRSAELFGSAPDPTALASLGFALMLSGTARWVAGAVPMAWCLFAGATLLTLGQPAGWWLLAAPLLALGASVIERIRAPR, from the coding sequence GTGAGCGCGGACTGGGCGGACTATCGGCCGGCCGACTTCCTGCTGTTCTCCGGGCGCACCTACTACCGCCTGTTCGAGCGCTGCAACGAGGCCCACACCGCGATCAATCTGGCGCTGATGGCCGCGGGCGCGCTGGTCGCGCTGCTGCTGCTGCTGCTGCTGCGCGGCGATGCGCGCGTCCGCCGGGCATGGCCGCTGGTGCTGGCACTGGCCTGGGCCTGGAGCACATGGGCCTTCGTGTGGTCGCTCTATCTGCCCATCCAGTGGGCAATGCGCTACGCGCTGCCCGTGCTGGCCGCCCACATCGCGATACTGCTGATGATCGGGCTGCGGCGCGGGATGCCGACACCGCCTCCACCGGACCGGATCGCCGCCGGCACCGGGTGGACCCTGATCGGCAGCGCGTTCCTGCTCTGGCCGGCGGTGGCGCCGTTGACGGGCCACGGCTGGCGCAGCGCGGAGCTGTTCGGCAGCGCGCCCGACCCGACCGCACTTGCCAGTCTGGGCTTCGCACTCATGCTGTCCGGCACTGCGCGCTGGGTGGCGGGCGCGGTGCCGATGGCATGGTGCCTGTTCGCGGGCGCGACGCTGCTCACGCTGGGACAGCCCGCGGGTTGGTGGCTGCTGGCGGCGCCGCTGCTGGCGCTCGGCGCGTCGGTGATCGAGCGCATCCGCGCGCCGCGCTGA